The following are encoded in a window of Felis catus isolate Fca126 chromosome B2 unlocalized genomic scaffold, F.catus_Fca126_mat1.0 chrB2_random_Un_scaffold_44, whole genome shotgun sequence genomic DNA:
- the LOC123383580 gene encoding neurogenic locus notch homolog protein 4-like isoform X7, giving the protein MQPPSLLLLLLCHSVVKTRVLRCGDFPEPCANGGTCLSLSQGQGSCQCAPGFLGETCQFPDPCQDAQLCQNGGSCQALLPALPGSPSLPSPLAPSFSCTCPSGFTGQRCQAQLKDPCSSFCSKMGRCHIQASGRPRCSCLPGWTGEQCQLRDFCSANPCVNGGVCLATYPQIQCRCPPGFEGHACEHDINECFLDPGPCPKGTSCHNTLGSFWCHCPTGQEGPRCELQPGPCPRKGCPNGGTCQLVPGRDSTLHLCLCPQGFRGPSCEVNPDDCAGHQCQNGGTCLDGLSTYTCLCPEAWTGWDCSEDVDECEAQGPPRCQNGGTCQNSAGSFHCVCVSGCGGTGCEENLDDCVAATCAPGSTCIDRVGSFSCLCPPGRTGLLCHMEDMCLSQPCHGEAQCSTNPLTGSPLCLCQPGYSGPTCHQDLDECQMAQQGPSPCEHGGSCLNTPGSFDCLCPPGYTGSRCEADHNECLSQPCHLGSTCLDLLATFHCLCPPGLEGQLCEVETDECASAPCLNHADCQDLLNGFLCVCLPGFTGSRCEEDIDECGSSPCANGGQCQDQPGSFHCECLPGFEGPRCQAEVDECLSGPCPTGASCLDLPGAFFCLCPSGFTGHLCEVPLCAPNLCQPKQKCQDQEDKAHCLCPDGSPGCAPVEDNCTCHHGHCQRSSCVCDVGWTGPECEAELGGCISTPCAHGGTCHPQPSGYNCTCPTGYTGPTCSEELTACHSGPCLNGGSCSPSPGGYSCTCPRSHTGPRCQTSTDHCASGLAPPPASVLRASKAHAVREGPVLAVQTTPVGTGQPAKMVLRVPTASAPLATQETAARLWWTSVPRSPVHTIPTASRLGPPSSACASRDGPGLSATFHCPPARRLL; this is encoded by the exons ATGCAGCCCCcttcactgctgctgctgctgctgtgtcaCTCAGTCGTCAAGACCAGAG TGCTTCGGTGTGGGGACTTCCCAGAACCCTGTGCCAACGGAGGCACCTGCCTGAGCCTATCTCAGGGACAAGGGAGCTGCCA gtgtGCCCCTGGCTTCCTGGGTGAGACATGCCAGTTTCCTGACCCCTGCCAGGATGCCCAGCTCTGCCAGAATGGGGGCAGCTGCCAAGCTCTGCTTCCCGccctcccaggctcccccagcCTTCCCTCTCCCTTGGCCCCCAGCTTCTCCTGCACCTGCCCCTCTGGCTTCACTGGCCAGAGGTGCCAGGCCCAACTCAAGGACCCCTGTTCTTCCTTCTGTTCCAAAATGGGCCGCTGCCATATCCAGGCCTCAGGCCGCCCACGATGTTCCTGTCTGCCTGGATGGACAG GTGAGCAGTGCCAGCTTCGGGACTTCTGCTCAGCCAATCCCTGCGTCAATGGAGGGGTGTGTCTGGCCACGTACCCCCAGATCCAGTGCCGCTGCCCACCTGGCTTCGAGGGTCATGCCTGCGAACATGATATCAATGAGTGTTTCCTGGACCCAGGGCCCTGCCCCAAAGGCACTTCCTGCCATAACACCTTGGGATCTTTCTGGTGTCACTGCCCCACTGGGCAGGAGGGTCCACGCTGTGAGCTCCAGCCAGGACCCTGCCCCCGCAAGGGCTGTCCCAATGGGGGCACCTGTCAGCTGGTTCCAGGGAGAGactccaccctccacctctgcctctgcccccaag GTTTCCGAGGCCCGAGCTGTGAGGTGAATCCAGATGACTGTGCTGGGCACCAGTGTCAGAACGGGGGCACTTGCCTGGATGGGCTGAGCACCTACACGTGCCTCTGCCCAGAGGCCTGGACAG GCTGGGATTGCTCCGAAGATGTGGATGAATGTGAGGCTCAGGGTCCCCCTCGCTGCCAAAATGGGGGTACCTGCCAGAACTCAGCTGGCAgcttccattgtgtgtgtgtgagcggctGTGGAGGCACAGGCTGTGAAGAGAACCTAGACGACTGTGTTGCTGCCACCTGTGCCCCGGGATCCACCTGCATCGATCGTGTGGGCTCCTTCTCCTGCCTTTGCCCACCTGGCCGCACAG GACTCCTGTGCCACATGGAGGACATGTGCCTGAGCCAGCCATGCCACGGGGAAGCCCAGTGCAGCACCAATCCCCTGACAGGCTCTCCACTCTGCCTGTGTCAGCCTGGCTACTCGGGGCCCACCTGCCACCAGGACCTGGACGAGTGTCAGATGG CCCAGCAAGGCCCCAGTCCCTGTGAACACGGCGGCTCTTGCCTCAACACCCCTGGCTCCTTTGACTGCCTCTGTCCCCCTGGCTACACGGGCTCCCGCTGCGAGGCTGATCACAATGAGTGCCTGTCCCAGCCCTGCCATCTAGGCAGCACCTGCCTGGACCTGCTTGCCACCTTCCACTGCCTCTGCCCACCAG GCTTAGAAGGGCAGCTCTGTGAGGTGGAGACAGACGAGTGTGCCTCTGCTCCTTGCCTGAACCACGCTGACTGCCAGGACCTCCTCAACGGCTTCCTGTGTGTCTGCCTGCCTG gatTCACTGGCTCCCGGTGTGAGGAGGACATCGATGAGTGTGGAAGCTCTCCCTGTGCCAACGGTGGGCAGTGCCAGGACCAGCCTGGATCATTCCACTGCGAGTGTCTTCCAG GCTTTGAAGGCCCTCGCTGTCAGGCCGAGGTGGATGAGTGTCTGAGTGGCCCATGCCCCACTGGAGCAAGCTGCCTGGATCTCCCAGGAGCCTTCTTttgcctctgcccctctggcTTCACAG gtCATCTCTGTGAGGTTCCCCTGTGTGCCCCCAACCTGTGCCAGCCCAAGCAAAAATGCCAAGATCAGGAAGACAAGGCTCACTGCCTCTGCCCCGACGGAAGCCCTGGCTGTGCCCCCGTTGAGGACAACTGCACCTGCCACCACGGACACTGCCAGAG ATCCTCATGTGTGTGTGATGTGGGATGGACAGGACCAGAATGTGAAGCAGAGCTAGGGGGCTGCATCTCCACGCCCTGTGCGCATGGGGGGAcctgccacccccagccctcGGGCTACAACTGTACCTGCCCCACAGGCTACACAG GCCCCACCTGCAGCGAGGAGCTAACGGCTTGTCACTCAGGGCCCTGTCTCAATGGTGGCTCCTGTAGCCCCAGCCCTGGGGGCTATTCCTGCACCTGCCCTCGGAGCCACACTGGGCCCCGCTGCCAGACAAGCACTGACCACTGTGCCTCTG GCCTGGcacctcctcctgcctctgtGCTGCGGGCTTCCAAGGCCCACGCTGTGAGGGAAGGACCCGTCCTAGCTGTGCAGACAA CCCCTGTAGGAACAGGGCAACCTGCCAAGATGGTCCTCAGGGTCCCCACTGCCTCTGCCCCCCTGGCTACACAGGAGACAGCTGCCAG ACTCTGGTGGACATCTGTGCCCAGAAGCCCTGTCCACACAATTCCCACTGCCTCCAGACTGGGCCCTCCTTCCAGTGCCTGTGCCTCCAGGGATGGACCGGGCCTCTCTGCAACCTTCCACTGTCCTCCTGCCAGAAGGCTGCTTTGA